TTGAGGGCGATGACTGGCTGTTGCACCTGGACCCGGCCCACAGCGCACTGTTTAACTCGACACAGCAGCGCCGGCTAAACGATGCACTGAACCAGTCCACTCAGCGCACACTCAAAGTGACAATCGAGCTGGTCAAGCCGGAGCAGGAAACCCCGGCCCAGGCGGCTTCACGCTTTCGTGCAGAGCGTCAGCGCCTGGCTGAAGAGTCGATTTATGCCGATCCGCTGATCCAGCAAATGATTGAGCAGTTTGGCGCGGCAGTCCGTGAGGATACGATTCAACCTGTAGAGGTTGTCGAGGCTCAGGCTTAGTAACGCCAGGATAGAAACTTACAGCCCGGGGTCGTTTTGATCCCGGGTGCATTGTCCAAATAACGTTTGAGGTGATTCCCATGATGAAAGGTGGCATGGCCGGCCTGATGAAGCAGGCGCAGCAGATGCAGGAAAAAATGGCCAAGATGCAGGAAGAACTGGCCAATGCAGAAGTGACCGGCAAGGCCGGTGGCGACATGGTGACTGTGGTCATGACCGGTCGTCACGACATCAAGCGGGTAAGCATTGATCCGGCCCTGCTTGAAGGCGTCAGCGAAGACGACCGTGAAGTGCTGGAAGATCTGTTTGCCGCTGCCGTCAACGACGCCGTGCGCAAGATCGAAGCCAACAGCCAGGACAAAATGTCTGGCGTGACCGCCGGCATGCAACTGCCGCCGGGCATGAAGCTGCCGTTCTAAGGCGCTTGAAGAATGCCAGGTCTCGTGCCTGGCATTTTTTTGCCTGTTTTACGGGCATTTGACGCTGGCCCACACCGCGGGTATAAACCGCGTCTCGTTGTTTTGTCGGACCTTTCCCTATGAGCTTTAGCCCCCTGATTCGCCAACTGATCGATGCCTTGCGCACTTTGCCGGGTGTGGGTCAAAAGACCGCGCAGCGCATGGCCCTGCAATTGCTTGAGCGTGACCGCAGTGGCGGCTCGCGCCTGGCGTTGGCGCTGACTCAGGCGATGGAGGGCGTGGGGCATTGCCGGCTGTGCAGAACCCTTACGGAAGACGATTTGTGCCCGCAGTGTGCTGATATGCGCCGTGACGACACCTTGTTGTGCGTGGTCGAGGGGCCGATGGATGTGTATGCGGTCGAACAGACTGGCTATCGCGGTCGTTACTTTGTGCTCAAGGGGCACTTGTCGCCGCTCGATGGTCTGGGGCCCGAGGCGATTGGCATTCCGCAACTGATGACACGCATTGCGGAGCAGGGCACTTTCGCCGAAGTGATCCTGGCCACCAACCCGACGGTCGAAGGCGAAGCCACTGCGCATTACATTGCCCAGCTACTGAGCAACAAGGGCCTGATCGCTTCGCGCATCGCCCATGGCGTGCCGCTGGGTGGCGAACTGGAGCTGGTGGATGGCGGTACGTTGGCCCATTCGTTCTCGGGGCGTCGTCCGATTACGTTGTAAGCACTGCCTGTAGCCGCTGCCGAAGGCTGCGATAAAGACCGCAGGTCTTTCAGTTGGACCTGCTGCGCAGTCCATCGCAGCCTGGGGCAGCGGCTACATAGTGAATGGTATTACTCAGTCAGCAAAAACTCGGTCAGGCAGAAGCTGGGTACGCCCATATCCTGCAAGCGTTTGGAGCCGCCCAGCTCGGGCAGGTCAATAATCGCCGCTGCTTCAAACACCTGCGCACCCATGCGCCGCACCAGGTTGGCTGCCGCGATCAGCGTGCCGCCTGTAGCGATCAGGTCATCGACGATCAGCAGCGAGTCGCCTTCGCACAGGCTGTCGGCGTGAACCTCCAGAAACGCTTCGCCATATTCCGTCTGATAGCCTTCGGCCAATACATCAGCGGGCAATTTGCCTTGTTTGCGAAACAGGATCAGCGGCTTGTTGAGTTGATGGGCCAGCACCGAGCCGATCAGAAAACCACGGGCATCCATGGCGCCGATGTGGCTGAAGTCAGCCTCGACGTAGCGCTCGATAAAGCGGTCGGCGATCACCCGCATGGCGCGGGGCGATTGGTACAGTGGCGTGATATCGCGAAAGATGACCCCCGGCTTGGGGAAATCAACTACCGGGCGGATCAGGGATTTGAGGCAAAAATCGTCGAAGACCATATCAGGTGTCCTGGCGTGCGTTAAGCGCGCCAGTATAACCCCTCAAGCCGTTTTAGACTTCCAGCGAACCACCCGCGAGGGCACACAGCTTGATCGGATCAAGAATATGCACTTCCTTGCCTTCGGCCGTGATCAGCCGGTTTTCTTGCAGGCGGGTGAATACGCGGGAGACGGTCTCAACGGCCAGGCCCAGGTAATTGCCGATTTCGTTGCGCGACATGCTCAGGCGGTACTGATTGGCCGAGAAGCCGCGGGCGCGGAAACGGGCTGACAGGTTGACCAGAAAGGTCGCAATGCGCTCGTCCGCCGTCTTTTTCGACAGCAACAACATCATTTGCTGGTCGTCACGAATTTCCCGGCTCATCACACGCATGAGCTGGCGACGAAGTTGTGGCAATTGCACGGAGAGTTCGTCAAGACGCTCGAAAGGGATTTCGCACACTGGCGTGGTCTCCAGTGCTTGAGCCGACACCGGGTAGGTTTCAGTGTCCATGCCGGAAAGGCCGACCAGCTCGCTTGGCAGGTGGAAGCCGGTAATTTGCTCTTCACCGCTGTCACTCAGGCTGAACGTTTTTAGCGCGCCGGAACGCACGGCATACACCGAGCCGAAAGTATCGCCCTGGCGGAACAGGAACTCGCCTTTTTTCAGGGGGCGTCCACGCTTGACGATTTCCTCCAGCGCGTCCATGTCTTCCAGGTTCAACGAAAGTGGCAAGCAAAGAGGGGCCAGGCTGCAATCCTTGCAATGTGCCTGGTTATGAGCGCGCACTTTTACTGGCTCAGGCATTTCTTAAATCCTTGTAGGAAAACACACATAAGATGCAAGGGTACCCCAGCGCAGGGGGGGTAGGCCAGTCGCACCATGATAGTGCGTTCATCTCATGTGTTGGATGACCGGGCCCGAGCCCGGTCAAACGTTGGTACAGGGCTTAGATCACCCGAGAAAAACGTTGGCGGCTTTGCTGCTCCAGGTAGGCATCGAACACCATGCACACCGAGCGCACCAGCAGTCGTCCGGCGGGCAGTACGGTCAATTGCTGGTCGTCCAGGGCAATCAGCCCGTCCGCTGCCATGGTTTTGAGCATCGGCCACTGCGGCGCAAAATAGCCCCGGAAGTCGATGTTGAAAGCATGTTCTATGCGGGCGAACGGCACGTGCAAATTGCAAATGATCTGCTGAATGACTTCGCGCCGTATCCGGTCGTCCTGATTGCACAGCAGGCCACGCTTGGTGGCGAGCTGGCCGCTGGCGAGGGTGTGCTGGTAGTGAACCAGGTCGCTGTCGTTCTGGCAGTAAAGGTCGCCAATCTGGCTGATGGCCGATACGCCAAGCCCGATCAGGTCGCAATGACCGTGGGTGGTGTAACCCTGGAAGTTGCGCTGCAGGGTGGATTCTTCCTGGGCAATCGCCAGTTCGTCGTCCGGCAATGCGAAGTGATCCATGCCGATGTAGCGGTACCCGGCGCCAGTCAGTTGCTCGATGGTACGTTCCAGCATCTGCAGCTTCATGGCGGGCGAGGGCAGGTCGCTGCTGTTGATCCGGCGCTGGGGCATGAAGCGTTCAGGCAGGTGGGCGTAGTTGAACACTGACAGCCGATCGGGCTGCAAGCTGATCACTTCGTCAACGGTCCGCGCAAAGGCTTCGGGGGTTTGCTTGGGCAGGCCGTAGATCAGGTCGATATTGATCGAGCGGAACTGCAGGGTGCGCGCCGCGTCGATCACTGCCCGGGTTTCCTCCAGGCTTTGCAGGCGATTGACTGCCCGCTGTACGTCCGGGTCGAGATCTTGCAGGCCGATGCTGACGCGGTTGAAGCCCAGTTCGCGCAACAGGCCCATGGTTGACCAGTCGGCCTCCCTGGGGTCTATTTCGATGCCGTAGTCCCCCGAGTCGTCGTCCAGCAAATTGAAGTGCTTGCGCAATTTGGCCATCAGCTGGCGCAATTCGTCGTGGCTGAGAAAAGTCGGTGTACCGCCCCCAAAGTGCAACTGCTCGACCTTTTGTTTGGGGTCGAGGTGGCAGGCAATCATCTGGATTTCGTGTTCCAGTTTTTGCAGGTAGGGCTGGGCCCGGCCACGGTCTTTGGTGATGACCTTGTTGCAGGCGCAGTAGTAGCAAATGTTCGCGCAGAACGGCACGTGCACATACAGCGACAACGGGCGCTGCGCCTTGCGGCTTTCGCGCAGGGCGTGCAGGAGGTCGAACGGGCTGACCTGATCGTTGAACTGCAGCGCCGTCGGGTACGAGGTGTAACGCGGGCCGGCCAGGTCGTAGCGGTGAATCAAATCTGGGTCCCAACGAATGGCGTCGAGCATGCGGGCATTCCCCTGGGATGACTGACAATGCGTTGGAGTCTAGGGGCTGGGGATTTGTGACACCTTGATTTGCGTCAACGGGTGTGGAGGCAGGCCTGGAGCCTGCGGGCGCTGGCTTAATGCCCCATCAACCAATGCTGATGCGGGCCGGGCAGGGTCCAGATGCCGAAGAGAATCACCAGCAATCCGCCTGCCATGCGCACACTGCGTTTGCGCAGCAGCGCCGTTACGCGCTCCGCCGCAAGGCCGGTGGCGAGCAACACAGGCCAGGTGCCAAGACCAAACGCCAGCATCAAAAGTGCACTGTCGATGGCGCTGCCCTGGCTGGCGGACCAGATCAGTGTGCTGTAGACCAGGCCGCAAGGCAGCCAGCCCCAGAGCGCGCCCAGCAGCAGGGCGCGGGGCAGGCTCGATACCGGTAGCAAGCGGGTGGCCACGGGCTGTATGTGCCGCCACAGGCCGCGGCCCAGGCTTTCGATGCGGGTCAGGCCGCTCCACCAGCCGGCCAGGTACAGGCCCATGCAAATCAGCAGCAGCCCGGCCAGGATGCGCATAAACATCGCCGCGGGGCTGTTGGCTACCGCCCATCCGGCCAGGCCCAGCAGTAATCCCGCCGTGGCATAGCTAAGAATTCTTCCCAGGTTGTAGGCCAATAGCAGCCTGAAGCGTCGGCTGCGTTGCTCTTTGGGGATGGCCAGGGTCAGCGCACCCATCAGGCCACCGCACATGCCCAGGCAATGCCCCCCTCCGAGCAGGCCCAGAATTACGGCGGATACCAACAGCGGTGCCAGCTCAAGCATGGGGAGGCGCTTTTTTGTCGGTGTCTGCGGGGGATTCCGGGTGCTGGCTTTTCGCTTCTTCGACGGCGGCGGTGTGTTGCGGGTCCTGGTCGTCGAACAGGATGCTGTGTGCCGGGCTGTCGAGGTCGTCGTACTGGCCGCTGTCTACCGCCCAGAAAAAGATGTAGATGGCGATGGCGACAATCAGCAGGGCCGCAGGAATCATGACGTAGAGGGCTGGCATATGGGCTCCGGGCGGCCGCTTCAGGCCGCAGGCGTGCGGGAGTGTGACGTGGCTGGAGTATGCGCCTGGCCGGGCATGCGAGTCAGGCGCAAGGCATTGAGCACCACGGTCAGCGAGCTGATCGACATGCCAATGGCCGCCCAGATGGGGGTGATCCAGCCCAGGGCGGCAAAGGGAAGCATAAGGCCATTGTACAGGCCGGCCCACAGCAGGTTCTCGATGATTACCCGGCGTGTGCGGCGCGCCAAGGTAAAGGCTTGAACCAGGGCGTCCAGTCGATTGGACAGCAGTACCGCGTCGGCGCTGGTTTTGGCCAGGTCCGTGGCCGAACCCATCGCCACGCTGATGTCGGCGGCGGCGAGCACCGGGACATCATTGACGCCGTCACCCAGCATCAGCACCTTGCGGCCCTGGGCGTGCAGTTGCTGCAGGACCCGCAGCTTGTCATCCGGGCGCAACCCGCCCTGTGCTTCATCGATACCCAGCTCGGCCGCCACGCTGGCGACCATCGGCGAGCTGTCCCCGGAGAGCAGCAGCGTATGCCAGCCGCGCGCCTTGCACGCAGCCAGCAGCGCCGGGGCGTCGTCGCGCAGGCGGTCATCGAGGACAAGCCAGGCCAGCACGCCTCGGGTATCACCCAGCAACAGCCATTGCCCGGGTTCATTCGGCATGTCCGGGACCTGGCACTGGCTCAGTTCGCAGACAAATCCTGGCTGGCCAATGCGCAAGCGCTGTTCGCCAACCCGCCCTTCGAGGCCCAGGCCCGGAGTGCTGTGGACTTCCCCGGCGGCTTGCGGGGCGCGGCCAAAGGCGCGGGCAATGGGGTGCTCGGAACGGTTTTCGAGTGCGGCTGCCAGGCCCAGGCACTGGTCGGCGTCCAGATCGCGCAAGGG
This genomic stretch from Pseudomonas deceptionensis harbors:
- a CDS encoding YbaB/EbfC family nucleoid-associated protein; the encoded protein is MMKGGMAGLMKQAQQMQEKMAKMQEELANAEVTGKAGGDMVTVVMTGRHDIKRVSIDPALLEGVSEDDREVLEDLFAAAVNDAVRKIEANSQDKMSGVTAGMQLPPGMKLPF
- the recR gene encoding recombination mediator RecR, which produces MSFSPLIRQLIDALRTLPGVGQKTAQRMALQLLERDRSGGSRLALALTQAMEGVGHCRLCRTLTEDDLCPQCADMRRDDTLLCVVEGPMDVYAVEQTGYRGRYFVLKGHLSPLDGLGPEAIGIPQLMTRIAEQGTFAEVILATNPTVEGEATAHYIAQLLSNKGLIASRIAHGVPLGGELELVDGGTLAHSFSGRRPITL
- a CDS encoding adenine phosphoribosyltransferase, yielding MVFDDFCLKSLIRPVVDFPKPGVIFRDITPLYQSPRAMRVIADRFIERYVEADFSHIGAMDARGFLIGSVLAHQLNKPLILFRKQGKLPADVLAEGYQTEYGEAFLEVHADSLCEGDSLLIVDDLIATGGTLIAAANLVRRMGAQVFEAAAIIDLPELGGSKRLQDMGVPSFCLTEFLLTE
- the fnr gene encoding fumarate/nitrate reduction transcriptional regulator Fnr, producing MPEPVKVRAHNQAHCKDCSLAPLCLPLSLNLEDMDALEEIVKRGRPLKKGEFLFRQGDTFGSVYAVRSGALKTFSLSDSGEEQITGFHLPSELVGLSGMDTETYPVSAQALETTPVCEIPFERLDELSVQLPQLRRQLMRVMSREIRDDQQMMLLLSKKTADERIATFLVNLSARFRARGFSANQYRLSMSRNEIGNYLGLAVETVSRVFTRLQENRLITAEGKEVHILDPIKLCALAGGSLEV
- the hemN gene encoding oxygen-independent coproporphyrinogen III oxidase, which translates into the protein MLDAIRWDPDLIHRYDLAGPRYTSYPTALQFNDQVSPFDLLHALRESRKAQRPLSLYVHVPFCANICYYCACNKVITKDRGRAQPYLQKLEHEIQMIACHLDPKQKVEQLHFGGGTPTFLSHDELRQLMAKLRKHFNLLDDDSGDYGIEIDPREADWSTMGLLRELGFNRVSIGLQDLDPDVQRAVNRLQSLEETRAVIDAARTLQFRSINIDLIYGLPKQTPEAFARTVDEVISLQPDRLSVFNYAHLPERFMPQRRINSSDLPSPAMKLQMLERTIEQLTGAGYRYIGMDHFALPDDELAIAQEESTLQRNFQGYTTHGHCDLIGLGVSAISQIGDLYCQNDSDLVHYQHTLASGQLATKRGLLCNQDDRIRREVIQQIICNLHVPFARIEHAFNIDFRGYFAPQWPMLKTMAADGLIALDDQQLTVLPAGRLLVRSVCMVFDAYLEQQSRQRFSRVI
- a CDS encoding sulfite exporter TauE/SafE family protein — translated: MLELAPLLVSAVILGLLGGGHCLGMCGGLMGALTLAIPKEQRSRRFRLLLAYNLGRILSYATAGLLLGLAGWAVANSPAAMFMRILAGLLLICMGLYLAGWWSGLTRIESLGRGLWRHIQPVATRLLPVSSLPRALLLGALWGWLPCGLVYSTLIWSASQGSAIDSALLMLAFGLGTWPVLLATGLAAERVTALLRKRSVRMAGGLLVILFGIWTLPGPHQHWLMGH
- the ccoS gene encoding cbb3-type cytochrome oxidase assembly protein CcoS, whose amino-acid sequence is MPALYVMIPAALLIVAIAIYIFFWAVDSGQYDDLDSPAHSILFDDQDPQHTAAVEEAKSQHPESPADTDKKAPPHA